A single region of the Salmo salar chromosome ssa16, Ssal_v3.1, whole genome shotgun sequence genome encodes:
- the LOC106573420 gene encoding CD9 antigen isoform X2, whose protein sequence is MEVFGRIRCVKYIMFIFNFFFWLAGTGVLAIGLWLRFDPKTRGLFEGTESPYVFFTGVYILIIAGLLMMVVGFLGCCGAIQESPCMLGLFFFFLLIIFAIEVAAGIWCFSNQSKVVDDITQFYMETYQNYQNTRQETLRETLRLIQTGLDCCGTGSVVDSAKDTCPPRDGLDSLITKSCPDAIDELFDSKLHIIGGVGIATGVIMMFGMIFSMLLCCAIRKSREIV, encoded by the exons ATGGAAGTGTTTGGAAGGATCAGGTGTGTGAAGTACATCATGTTTATCTTCAACTTCTTCTTCTGG CTTGCAGGTACAGGAGTGCTGGCtatagggttgtggttgaggttcGACCCAAAGACCAGAGGACTGTTTGAAGGAACAGAATCTCCCTATGTCTTCTTCACAG gtgtgtatatcCTGATAATAGCAGGGttgttgatgatggtggtgggTTTCCTGGGATGCTGTGGTGCGATTCAGGAGTCTCCCTGTATGCTGGGGCTG ttcttcttcttcctcctcatcaTATTTGCCATTGAGGTCGCCGCTGGAATCTGGTGTTTTTCCAACCAAAGCAAG GTGGTTGATGACATCACTCAATTCTATATGGAGACATATCAGAACTACCAGAACACTCGACAGGAAACACTGAGAGAGACACTCCGTCTCATACAGACTGGG TTGGACTGCTGTGGTACAGGTTCCGTTGTGGACTCTGCCAAAGACACCTGTCCCCCAAGAGACGGGCTGGATAGCCTCATCACCAAG agctGTCCTGATGCTATAGACGAATTGTTTGACTCCAAGCTGCACATCATAGGAGGAGTGGGCATCGCTACTGGAGTTatcatg ATGTTTGGGATGATCTTCAGCATGCTGCTCTGCTGTGCCATCAGGAAGTCACGGGAGATTGTCTGA
- the LOC106573420 gene encoding CD9 antigen isoform X1 has protein sequence MAALSGGEMCVKYLMFAFNLIFWLAGTGVLAIGLWLRFDPKTRGLFEGTESPYVFFTGVYILIIAGLLMMVVGFLGCCGAIQESPCMLGLFFFFLLIIFAIEVAAGIWCFSNQSKVVDDITQFYMETYQNYQNTRQETLRETLRLIQTGLDCCGTGSVVDSAKDTCPPRDGLDSLITKSCPDAIDELFDSKLHIIGGVGIATGVIMMFGMIFSMLLCCAIRKSREIV, from the exons ATGGCCGCTCTATCAGGAGGAGAAATGTGCGTCAAATACCTGATGTTCGCTTTCAACCTCATCTTCTGG CTTGCAGGTACAGGAGTGCTGGCtatagggttgtggttgaggttcGACCCAAAGACCAGAGGACTGTTTGAAGGAACAGAATCTCCCTATGTCTTCTTCACAG gtgtgtatatcCTGATAATAGCAGGGttgttgatgatggtggtgggTTTCCTGGGATGCTGTGGTGCGATTCAGGAGTCTCCCTGTATGCTGGGGCTG ttcttcttcttcctcctcatcaTATTTGCCATTGAGGTCGCCGCTGGAATCTGGTGTTTTTCCAACCAAAGCAAG GTGGTTGATGACATCACTCAATTCTATATGGAGACATATCAGAACTACCAGAACACTCGACAGGAAACACTGAGAGAGACACTCCGTCTCATACAGACTGGG TTGGACTGCTGTGGTACAGGTTCCGTTGTGGACTCTGCCAAAGACACCTGTCCCCCAAGAGACGGGCTGGATAGCCTCATCACCAAG agctGTCCTGATGCTATAGACGAATTGTTTGACTCCAAGCTGCACATCATAGGAGGAGTGGGCATCGCTACTGGAGTTatcatg ATGTTTGGGATGATCTTCAGCATGCTGCTCTGCTGTGCCATCAGGAAGTCACGGGAGATTGTCTGA